In Streptomyces thermolilacinus SPC6, a single genomic region encodes these proteins:
- a CDS encoding DUF4365 domain-containing protein, with protein MALAAQPDPGTQHAPPLRGALATTACMETLQVGYLHAVVAAAGCTLSQPFPDNGIDWHISHSAPGHTVDDEVTIKVQLKATYQIPPRPPGPAFPFTLDNAHLVKLARTPVAVHKILVVMLVPRTQDDWLHARHDGLDLRHCCYWTNLAGHPVTGRRRTTVRIPTTRIFDDRALCEIMNRVGAGGTP; from the coding sequence ATGGCGCTCGCCGCCCAGCCCGACCCCGGCACCCAGCACGCCCCGCCCCTCCGCGGCGCACTCGCCACCACCGCCTGCATGGAAACCCTCCAAGTCGGCTATCTGCACGCCGTGGTGGCCGCCGCCGGATGCACCCTCTCGCAGCCCTTCCCCGACAACGGCATCGACTGGCACATCAGCCACAGCGCCCCCGGCCACACCGTCGACGACGAAGTCACCATCAAGGTCCAGCTCAAGGCGACCTACCAGATCCCCCCACGACCCCCCGGCCCCGCCTTCCCGTTCACCCTCGACAACGCCCACCTCGTCAAACTCGCCCGCACCCCCGTCGCCGTCCACAAGATCCTCGTCGTCATGCTCGTCCCCCGCACCCAGGACGACTGGCTCCACGCCCGCCACGACGGCCTCGACCTGCGCCACTGCTGCTACTGGACCAACCTCGCCGGCCACCCCGTCACGGGCCGCCGCCGCACCACCGTCCGCATACCGACCACGCGCATCTTCGACGACCGAGCGCTCTGCGAGATCATGAACCGAGTAGGGGCGGGAGGCACCCCCTGA
- the thrS gene encoding threonine--tRNA ligase, whose translation MSDVRVIIQRDSEREERVVTTGTTAADLFPGQRTVVAARVDGELKDLAYELKDGETVEGVEITSEDGLNILRHSTAHVMAQAVQELFPEAKLGIGPPVKDGFYYDFDVEKPFTPEDLKAIEKKMQEIQKRGQKFARRVVSDDAAREELANEPYKLELIGLKGSASSDDGADVEVGAGELTIYDNLDAKTGELCWRDLCRGPHLPSTRAIPAFKLMRNAAAYWRGSEKNPMLQRIYGTAWPSKDELKQYLDFLAEAEKRDHRRLGSELDLFSIPEQIGSGLAVFHPRGGIIRRVMEDYSRKRHEEEGYEFVYTPHATKGKLFETSGHLDWYADGMYPPMQLDEGVDYYLKPMNCPMHNLIFDARGRSYRELPLRLFEFGTVYRYEKSGVVHGLTRARGFTQDDAHIYCTREQMAEELDRTLTFVLNLLRDYGLTDFYLELSTKDPEKFVGSDEAWEEATSVLQQVAEKQGLPLTPDPGGAAFYGPKISVQARDAIGRTWQMSTIQLDFNLPERFNLEYTAADGTKQRPVMIHRALFGSIERFFAVLLEHYAGAMPPWLAPVQAVGIPVGDAHVEYLQAFAADARKKGLRIEVDASSDRMQKKIRNHQKLKVPFMIIVGDDDMNAGTVSFRYRDGSQENGIPRDQAIAKLAEVVESRVQV comes from the coding sequence GTGTCAGACGTCCGTGTGATCATCCAACGCGATTCCGAGCGGGAAGAGCGCGTGGTGACGACGGGCACTACGGCCGCCGACCTCTTCCCCGGCCAGCGCACCGTCGTCGCGGCCCGCGTGGACGGCGAGCTGAAGGACCTCGCGTACGAACTCAAGGACGGCGAGACCGTCGAGGGCGTCGAGATCACTTCCGAGGACGGCCTCAACATCCTGCGCCACTCCACCGCGCATGTCATGGCACAGGCCGTCCAGGAGCTCTTCCCGGAGGCCAAGCTCGGCATCGGCCCGCCGGTCAAGGACGGCTTCTACTACGACTTCGACGTCGAGAAGCCGTTCACGCCCGAGGACCTCAAGGCCATCGAGAAGAAGATGCAGGAGATCCAGAAGCGGGGCCAGAAGTTCGCCCGCCGTGTGGTCTCCGACGATGCCGCCCGCGAGGAGCTGGCGAACGAGCCGTACAAGCTGGAGCTGATCGGCCTCAAGGGGTCCGCGTCCAGCGACGACGGCGCGGACGTCGAGGTCGGCGCCGGCGAGCTGACCATCTACGACAACCTCGACGCCAAGACCGGCGAGCTGTGCTGGCGGGACCTCTGCCGGGGCCCGCACCTGCCCTCCACCCGCGCGATCCCGGCGTTCAAGCTGATGCGCAACGCCGCCGCGTACTGGCGCGGCAGCGAGAAGAACCCGATGCTCCAGCGCATCTACGGCACCGCCTGGCCGTCCAAGGACGAGCTGAAGCAGTACCTGGACTTCCTCGCCGAGGCCGAGAAGCGCGACCACCGCCGCCTCGGCTCCGAGCTGGACCTCTTCTCGATCCCCGAGCAGATCGGCTCCGGCCTCGCCGTCTTCCACCCGCGCGGCGGCATCATCCGCCGGGTCATGGAGGACTACTCGCGCAAGCGGCACGAGGAGGAGGGCTACGAGTTCGTCTACACCCCGCACGCCACCAAGGGGAAGCTCTTCGAGACCTCCGGGCACCTCGACTGGTACGCCGACGGCATGTACCCGCCCATGCAGCTCGACGAGGGCGTGGACTACTACCTGAAGCCCATGAACTGCCCGATGCACAACCTGATCTTCGACGCCCGGGGCCGCTCGTACCGCGAGCTGCCGCTGCGGCTGTTCGAGTTCGGGACCGTGTACCGGTACGAGAAGTCGGGCGTCGTCCACGGCCTGACCCGTGCCCGCGGCTTCACCCAGGACGACGCGCACATCTACTGCACCCGCGAGCAGATGGCGGAGGAGCTGGACAGGACGCTCACCTTCGTCCTGAACCTGCTGCGCGACTACGGCCTGACCGACTTCTACCTGGAGCTGTCCACCAAGGACCCGGAGAAGTTCGTCGGGTCGGACGAGGCGTGGGAGGAGGCCACCTCCGTCCTCCAGCAGGTCGCCGAGAAGCAGGGCCTGCCCCTCACCCCCGACCCGGGCGGCGCGGCCTTCTACGGACCGAAGATCTCCGTCCAGGCCCGTGACGCCATCGGCCGCACCTGGCAGATGTCCACCATCCAGCTCGACTTCAACCTCCCCGAGCGGTTTAACCTGGAGTACACGGCCGCCGACGGCACCAAGCAGCGCCCGGTCATGATCCACCGCGCGCTGTTCGGCTCGATCGAGCGGTTCTTCGCGGTCCTGCTGGAGCACTACGCGGGCGCCATGCCGCCGTGGCTGGCCCCGGTCCAGGCGGTCGGCATCCCGGTCGGGGACGCCCACGTCGAGTACCTCCAGGCCTTCGCCGCCGACGCGAGGAAGAAGGGCCTGCGGATCGAGGTGGACGCCTCCTCGGACCGTATGCAGAAGAAGATCCGCAACCACCAGAAGCTGAAGGTCCCGTTCATGATCATCGTCGGTGACGACGACATGAACGCGGGCACGGTCTCCTTCCGCTACCGCGACGGCTCGCAGGAGAACGGCATCCCCCGTGACCAGGCCATCGCGAAGCTGGCCGAGGTCGTGGAGTCACGCGTACAGGTGTGA
- a CDS encoding HIT family protein: protein MLSRMTNEPEQQIGVGTPDAFQRLWTPHRMAYIQGENKPTGSGADDGCPFCSIPSKSDEDGLIVARGESVYAVLNLYPYNGGHLMIVPFRHVADYTDLDAAETVELAEFTKRAMRALRQASGAHGFNIGMNQGEAAGAGIAAHLHQHIVPRWGGDTNFMPVIAKTKVLPQLLADTRRMLADAWPAA, encoded by the coding sequence ATGCTGAGCCGCATGACGAATGAGCCCGAGCAGCAGATCGGAGTCGGGACGCCGGACGCGTTCCAGCGCCTGTGGACGCCCCACCGGATGGCGTACATCCAGGGGGAGAACAAGCCCACCGGCTCGGGGGCCGACGACGGCTGCCCGTTCTGCTCGATCCCGTCCAAGTCGGACGAGGACGGGCTGATCGTCGCCCGGGGCGAGAGCGTCTACGCGGTGCTGAACCTGTACCCGTACAACGGCGGCCACCTGATGATCGTCCCGTTCCGGCACGTCGCCGACTACACGGACCTCGACGCGGCCGAGACGGTGGAGCTGGCCGAGTTCACCAAGCGGGCGATGAGGGCCTTGCGCCAGGCTTCCGGAGCGCACGGCTTCAACATCGGGATGAACCAGGGCGAGGCCGCGGGTGCCGGTATCGCCGCCCACCTCCACCAGCACATCGTCCCCCGCTGGGGCGGCGACACGAACTTCATGCCGGTGATCGCGAAGACCAAGGTCCTGCCCCAGCTCCTCGCCGACACCCGCCGCATGCTCGCCGACGCCTGGCCCGCGGCCTGA
- a CDS encoding elongation factor G-like protein EF-G2 — MGDKANTRIGAAGRAATADQPSSIRNVVLVGHSGSGKTTLVEALALTAGAVNRAGRVEDGTTLSDHDEIEHRQQRSVQLSLVPLEWGGCKINLLDAPGYADFTGELRAGLRAADAALFVVSAAQEADAVPGSTRLIWEECAAVGMPRAIVVTHLDTARTDFERLTRVCGEIFGGDDPDAVLPLYLPVLGPESPDGHAPATGLVGLLTRKIFDYSTGERKEKEPDDTQAPLIEEARNRLIEGIIAESEDETLMDRYLGGEDIDLKTLVADLEKAVARGTFHPVLAAAPAAPGGSQGLGTVELLDLVTRGFPTPLERPVPEVTTPHGTPRPALTCDPEGPLAAEVVKTASDPYVGRISLVRVFSGTLRPDDTVHVSGHGLADRGHEDHDVDERVGALFAPFGKQQRQMNHCVAGDLACVAKLSHAETGDTLSAKDDPLLIAPWSMPDPLLPLAIEARSKADEDKLSQGLARLAAEDPTMRLEQNQDTHQVVLWCLGEAHRDVALERLRSRYGVQVDAIPHKVALRETFAAPATARGRHVKQSGGHGQFAICDIQVEPLPPGSGIEFVDKVVGGAVPRQFIPSVEKGVRAQAARGVAAGNPLVDIRVTLVDGKAHSVDSSDAAFQTAGALALREAAANAPVSLLEPVAEVQVLVPDEYVGPVMSDLSGRRGRVVGTDQAGPGRTLVRADVPEIEIDRYAVDLRSLSHGTGRFSRTFVRHEPMPPHIADKVRKENQPTSGR, encoded by the coding sequence ATGGGCGACAAGGCGAACACCCGCATCGGAGCCGCCGGCAGGGCGGCGACGGCCGACCAGCCCTCATCCATCAGGAACGTCGTGCTGGTCGGCCACAGCGGATCGGGCAAGACCACCCTCGTCGAGGCCCTCGCGCTCACCGCGGGCGCCGTCAACCGGGCCGGGCGCGTCGAGGACGGCACCACCCTCTCCGACCACGACGAGATCGAACACCGGCAGCAGCGGTCCGTGCAGCTCTCCCTCGTCCCCCTCGAATGGGGCGGCTGCAAGATCAACCTTCTGGACGCCCCCGGCTACGCCGACTTCACGGGCGAGCTCCGCGCCGGACTGCGCGCCGCCGACGCCGCCCTCTTCGTCGTCTCCGCCGCACAGGAGGCCGACGCCGTCCCCGGCTCCACCCGTCTGATCTGGGAGGAGTGCGCCGCCGTCGGCATGCCCCGCGCCATCGTCGTCACCCACCTCGACACCGCGCGCACCGACTTCGAGCGGCTCACCCGCGTCTGCGGCGAGATCTTCGGCGGCGACGACCCCGACGCCGTCCTCCCCCTCTACCTGCCCGTCCTCGGCCCCGAGAGCCCCGACGGACACGCCCCCGCCACCGGCCTCGTCGGCCTCCTCACCCGCAAGATCTTCGACTACTCCACCGGTGAACGAAAGGAGAAGGAGCCGGACGACACCCAGGCCCCGCTCATCGAAGAGGCCCGCAACCGCCTGATCGAAGGCATCATCGCCGAGAGCGAGGACGAGACCCTCATGGACCGCTACCTCGGCGGCGAGGACATCGACCTCAAGACCCTCGTCGCGGACCTGGAGAAGGCCGTCGCCCGCGGCACCTTCCACCCCGTTCTCGCCGCCGCCCCCGCCGCCCCCGGCGGCAGCCAGGGCCTCGGCACGGTCGAACTGCTCGACCTCGTCACCCGCGGCTTCCCCACCCCCCTGGAACGCCCCGTCCCCGAGGTCACCACCCCCCATGGCACCCCCCGCCCCGCCCTCACCTGCGACCCCGAAGGCCCCCTCGCCGCCGAGGTGGTCAAGACCGCGTCCGACCCGTACGTCGGCAGGATCTCCCTCGTACGTGTCTTCTCCGGCACCCTCCGCCCCGACGACACCGTCCACGTCTCCGGACACGGCCTCGCCGACCGCGGCCACGAGGACCACGACGTGGACGAACGGGTCGGCGCCCTCTTCGCCCCCTTCGGCAAGCAGCAGCGGCAGATGAACCACTGCGTCGCCGGGGACCTCGCCTGCGTCGCCAAACTCTCCCATGCCGAGACCGGCGACACGCTCTCCGCCAAGGACGACCCGCTCCTCATCGCCCCGTGGAGCATGCCCGACCCGCTGCTCCCCCTCGCCATCGAGGCCCGCAGCAAGGCCGACGAGGACAAGCTCTCCCAGGGCCTGGCCCGGCTCGCCGCCGAGGACCCCACCATGCGCCTGGAGCAGAACCAGGACACCCACCAGGTCGTCCTGTGGTGCCTCGGCGAAGCCCACAGGGACGTCGCCCTCGAACGACTCCGCAGCCGCTACGGCGTCCAGGTCGACGCCATACCCCACAAGGTCGCCCTCCGCGAGACCTTCGCCGCGCCCGCCACCGCCCGCGGCCGCCACGTCAAGCAGTCCGGCGGCCACGGCCAGTTCGCCATCTGCGACATCCAGGTCGAACCCCTGCCGCCCGGCTCGGGCATCGAGTTCGTGGACAAGGTCGTCGGCGGAGCCGTACCCCGCCAGTTCATCCCGTCCGTCGAGAAGGGCGTCCGCGCGCAGGCCGCCCGCGGCGTCGCCGCGGGCAACCCCCTCGTGGACATCCGCGTCACCCTGGTCGACGGCAAGGCCCACTCCGTGGACTCCTCCGACGCCGCCTTCCAGACCGCCGGAGCCCTGGCCCTGCGCGAAGCCGCCGCCAACGCGCCGGTCAGCCTCCTGGAGCCCGTCGCCGAAGTCCAGGTCCTCGTCCCCGACGAGTACGTCGGCCCGGTCATGAGCGACCTCTCCGGACGCCGCGGCCGCGTCGTCGGCACCGACCAGGCAGGACCGGGACGCACCCTCGTCCGCGCCGACGTCCCCGAAATCGAGATCGACCGGTACGCCGTCGATCTCCGCTCCCTCTCCCACGGCACCGGCCGCTTCAGCCGCACATTCGTACGGCACGAGCCGATGCCGCCCCACATCGCGGACAAGGTCCGCAAGGAGAACCAGCCCACGTCCGGCCGCTGA
- the pgsA gene encoding phosphatidylinositol phosphate synthase produces MLNKYARAFFTRVLTPFAAFLLRRGVSPDAVTLVGTAGVVAGALVFFPRGEFFWGTIVITLFVFSDLVDGNMARQAGVSSRWGAFLDSTLDRVADGAIFGGFALWYAGGGDDNVLCAVSIFCLASGQVVSYTKARGESIGLPVAVNGLVERAERLVVSLVAAGLAGMHTFGVPGVQVLLPVALWVVAVGSTVTLGQRVVTVRREAAEADAASGGGTPRGSEATS; encoded by the coding sequence ATGCTGAACAAGTACGCGCGTGCATTCTTCACGCGTGTTCTCACACCGTTCGCCGCGTTTCTGCTCCGCCGCGGGGTGAGCCCCGACGCGGTGACGCTCGTCGGGACCGCGGGTGTCGTGGCGGGCGCGCTGGTCTTCTTTCCGCGCGGGGAGTTCTTCTGGGGCACGATCGTGATCACGCTGTTCGTGTTCTCCGACCTCGTCGACGGCAACATGGCACGTCAGGCGGGGGTCTCCAGTCGCTGGGGCGCCTTCCTCGACTCGACGCTGGACCGGGTCGCGGACGGGGCGATCTTCGGCGGGTTCGCACTGTGGTACGCGGGCGGCGGCGACGACAACGTGCTGTGCGCGGTGTCGATCTTCTGTCTGGCGAGCGGCCAGGTCGTGTCCTACACCAAGGCGCGGGGCGAGTCGATCGGGCTGCCCGTCGCGGTGAACGGCCTCGTGGAGCGCGCGGAGCGGCTGGTCGTGTCGCTGGTCGCGGCGGGCCTGGCGGGGATGCACACGTTCGGGGTGCCGGGTGTGCAGGTGCTGCTGCCGGTGGCGCTGTGGGTGGTGGCCGTGGGCAGCACGGTGACGCTGGGGCAGCGGGTGGTGACGGTACGGCGTGAGGCGGCGGAGGCCGACGCGGCGTCCGGCGGGGGTACACCGAGGGGGAGCGAGGCCACGTCATGA
- a CDS encoding phosphatidylinositol mannoside acyltransferase → MSAGERLTDALYGLGWATVRKLPEPVAAGLGRRIADTAWKRRGQGVLRLEANLARVVPGASPERLAELSRAGMRSYMRYWMESFRLPSWSAERVGRSVDIKDLHHLTDGLAAGKGVVLALPHLANWDLAGVWATRVLGVPFTTVAERLKPESLYDRFVAYRESLGMEVLPHTGGAAFGALARRLRAGGLVCLVADRDLSASGVEVDFFGERARMPAGPALLAQHTGALLLSATLWYEDETTMSGRVYPPVGVPETGTRAEKTSSMTQALADAFADGIAEHPEDWHMLQRLWTADLDPAKGPK, encoded by the coding sequence ATGAGCGCGGGTGAACGGCTGACGGACGCCCTGTACGGGCTGGGCTGGGCGACGGTGAGGAAGCTGCCGGAGCCGGTCGCCGCGGGGCTGGGCCGAAGGATCGCCGACACGGCGTGGAAGCGGCGCGGGCAGGGTGTGCTGCGGCTCGAGGCGAACCTGGCGCGGGTCGTGCCGGGCGCCTCGCCGGAGCGGCTGGCGGAACTGTCGCGCGCGGGGATGCGCTCGTACATGCGCTACTGGATGGAGTCGTTCCGGCTGCCGTCGTGGAGCGCGGAGCGGGTGGGCCGGTCCGTGGACATCAAGGACCTGCACCACCTGACGGACGGCCTGGCCGCCGGGAAGGGCGTGGTGCTGGCGCTGCCGCACCTGGCCAACTGGGACCTCGCCGGGGTGTGGGCCACGCGGGTGCTGGGCGTGCCGTTCACGACGGTCGCCGAGCGGCTGAAGCCGGAGTCGCTGTACGACCGGTTCGTGGCGTACCGCGAGTCGCTCGGCATGGAGGTGCTGCCGCACACGGGCGGCGCCGCGTTCGGGGCGCTGGCGCGGCGGCTGCGTGCGGGCGGCCTGGTGTGCCTGGTCGCGGACCGTGACCTTTCGGCCTCCGGGGTCGAGGTGGACTTCTTCGGGGAGCGGGCGCGGATGCCCGCCGGTCCGGCGCTGCTGGCGCAGCACACCGGGGCGCTGCTGCTGTCGGCGACGCTCTGGTACGAGGACGAGACGACGATGAGCGGCCGGGTGTACCCGCCGGTCGGGGTGCCGGAGACAGGCACGCGGGCGGAGAAGACGTCCTCGATGACGCAGGCGCTGGCGGACGCCTTCGCCGACGGAATCGCCGAGCACCCGGAGGACTGGCACATGCTGCAGCGGCTGTGGACGGCCGACCTGGACCCCGCGAAGGGGCCGAAGTGA
- a CDS encoding glycosyltransferase family 4 protein translates to MRIGIVCPYSWDVPGGVQFHIRDLAEHLIRLGHHVSVLAPADDGTPLPPYVVSAGRAVPVPYNGSVARLNFGFLSAARVRRWLHDGTFDVIHIHEPASPSVGLLACWAAQGPIVATFHTSNPRSRAMIAAYPILQPALEKISARIAVSEYARRTLVEHLGGDAVVIPNGVDVDFFARAEPKAAWQGQTLGFIGRIDEPRKGLPVLMRALPKILKARPEARLLVAGRGDEEEAVASLPAEMRQRVEFLGMVSDEDKARLLRSVDVYVAPNTGGESFGIILVEALSAGAPVLASDLDAFAQVLDQGAAGDLFANEDADALADAAIRLLGDEERRAGLRARGSAHVRRFDWSTVGADILAVYETVTDGAASVATDERTTGLLARWGLGRD, encoded by the coding sequence GTGAGGATCGGCATCGTCTGCCCGTACTCCTGGGACGTGCCCGGAGGCGTCCAGTTCCATATCCGCGACCTGGCGGAGCACCTGATCCGGCTGGGCCACCATGTGTCGGTGCTGGCGCCCGCGGACGACGGGACGCCGCTGCCGCCGTACGTCGTGTCGGCGGGACGGGCCGTTCCCGTGCCGTACAACGGGTCGGTGGCGCGGCTGAACTTCGGGTTCCTGTCGGCGGCGCGGGTGCGGCGGTGGCTGCACGACGGCACGTTCGACGTGATCCACATCCATGAGCCCGCGTCCCCGTCGGTGGGCCTGCTCGCCTGCTGGGCGGCGCAGGGCCCGATCGTGGCGACGTTCCACACGTCGAACCCCAGGTCGCGGGCGATGATCGCGGCGTACCCGATCCTCCAGCCCGCGCTGGAGAAGATCAGCGCGCGCATCGCGGTGAGCGAGTACGCGCGGCGGACGCTGGTGGAGCACCTGGGCGGCGACGCGGTGGTCATCCCCAACGGCGTGGACGTGGACTTCTTCGCGCGGGCCGAGCCGAAGGCGGCGTGGCAGGGGCAGACGCTGGGGTTCATCGGCCGGATCGACGAGCCGCGCAAGGGCCTGCCGGTGCTGATGCGGGCCCTGCCGAAGATCCTCAAGGCCCGGCCCGAGGCGAGGCTGCTGGTCGCGGGGCGCGGCGACGAGGAGGAGGCCGTCGCGTCGCTGCCGGCGGAGATGCGGCAGCGCGTCGAGTTCCTCGGGATGGTCAGCGACGAGGACAAGGCGCGGCTGCTGCGCAGCGTGGACGTGTACGTGGCGCCCAACACGGGCGGCGAGAGCTTCGGGATCATCCTGGTGGAGGCGCTGTCGGCGGGCGCCCCGGTCCTCGCCAGCGACCTGGACGCGTTCGCGCAGGTACTGGACCAGGGCGCGGCAGGGGACCTGTTCGCCAACGAGGACGCGGACGCCCTCGCCGACGCGGCGATCCGGCTGCTCGGCGACGAGGAGAGGCGGGCCGGGCTGCGCGCGCGGGGCAGCGCCCATGTGCGGCGGTTCGACTGGTCGACGGTGGGCGCGGACATCCTGGCGGTGTACGAGACGGTGACGGACGGCGCGGCGTCGGTCGCGACGGACGAGCGGACGACGGGGCTGCTGGCCCGGTGGGGGCTGGGGCGCGACTGA
- a CDS encoding N-acyl homoserine lactonase family protein, translated as MAGRVSVRRLDLGYFVRPAEEAGTPWPRVEPVLAYLVRHEAGLLLFDTGVGGGDPEAEAHYRPRRRDLREALAAAGAEPGDIALVVNCHLHFDHCGGNPLLAGRTVLVQRRELAAARAGGYTIDALVDFPGARYEELDGEAEVWPGVHVVPTPGHTDGHQSLVVSGPDGVTVLAGQAYDFASEFGSDEMARRAALDPAGARGGAGGGSGAGGGAGGAGGGSGAGGGAGGAGGGSGAGGGAGGAGGGSGCGSAAVPYRPWLDRLAGFGPRRVVFAHDRSVWEGAMPAGGGAAGASR; from the coding sequence ATGGCGGGGCGTGTTTCGGTACGGCGGCTGGATCTGGGGTACTTCGTCCGGCCCGCGGAGGAGGCCGGTACGCCCTGGCCGCGTGTGGAGCCCGTGCTCGCCTACCTGGTACGGCACGAGGCGGGGCTGCTGCTGTTCGACACGGGCGTCGGGGGCGGTGACCCCGAGGCGGAGGCCCACTACCGGCCGCGCCGCCGGGACCTGCGGGAGGCGCTGGCGGCGGCCGGGGCGGAGCCGGGCGACATCGCCCTGGTGGTCAACTGCCATCTGCACTTCGACCACTGCGGCGGCAACCCGCTGCTGGCGGGCCGGACCGTCCTCGTACAGCGGCGGGAGCTGGCGGCCGCGCGCGCGGGCGGGTACACGATCGACGCGCTGGTGGACTTCCCCGGAGCGCGGTACGAGGAACTGGACGGCGAGGCGGAGGTGTGGCCGGGCGTCCATGTCGTGCCGACGCCCGGGCACACGGACGGGCACCAGTCGCTGGTCGTGTCCGGGCCGGACGGGGTGACGGTGCTGGCGGGCCAGGCGTACGACTTCGCCTCGGAGTTCGGGTCCGACGAGATGGCCCGGCGGGCGGCGCTGGACCCGGCGGGCGCCCGGGGCGGTGCCGGGGGTGGCTCGGGCGCCGGGGGCGGTGCGGGCGGTGCCGGGGGTGGCTCGGGCGCCGGGGGCGGTGCGGGCGGTGCCGGGGGTGGCTCGGGCGCCGGGGGCGGTGCGGGCGGTGCCGGGGGTGGCTCGGGGTGCGGCTCCGCAGCCGTGCCGTACCGGCCCTGGCTGGACCGGCTGGCCGGCTTCGGGCCCCGCCGGGTGGTGTTCGCGCACGACCGGTCCGTGTGGGAGGGCGCCATGCCCGCGGGCGGGGGAGCGGCCGGGGCGTCCCGGTAG
- the pdxS gene encoding pyridoxal 5'-phosphate synthase lyase subunit PdxS, whose protein sequence is MSTTPTTTPQSPETGTARVKRGMAEQLKGGVIMDVVTPEQAKIAEDAGAVAVMALERVPADIRKDGGVARMSDPDMIEGIIDAVSIPVMAKSRIGHFVEAQVLQSLGVDYIDESEVLTPADEVNHSDKWAFTTPFVCGATNLGEALRRIAEGAAMIRSKGEAGTGNVVEAVRHLRQIKNEIARLRGYDNNELYAAAKELRAPYELVKEVAELGKLPVVLFSAGGVATPADAALMRQLGAEGVFVGSGIFKSGDPAKRAAAIVKATTFYDDPKIIADASRNLGEAMVGINCDTLPEAERYANRGW, encoded by the coding sequence GTGTCCACCACGCCCACCACCACCCCGCAGTCCCCCGAGACCGGCACCGCGCGCGTGAAGCGCGGCATGGCCGAGCAGCTCAAGGGCGGCGTGATCATGGACGTCGTCACGCCGGAGCAGGCGAAGATCGCCGAGGACGCCGGCGCCGTCGCGGTCATGGCCCTGGAGCGGGTCCCCGCCGACATCCGCAAGGACGGCGGCGTGGCCCGCATGTCCGACCCGGACATGATCGAGGGCATCATCGACGCCGTCTCGATCCCGGTCATGGCCAAGTCCCGCATCGGCCACTTCGTCGAGGCGCAGGTCCTCCAGTCCCTCGGCGTGGACTACATCGACGAGTCCGAGGTCCTCACCCCGGCCGACGAGGTCAACCACTCCGACAAGTGGGCCTTCACCACCCCCTTCGTGTGCGGCGCCACCAACCTGGGCGAGGCCCTGCGCCGCATCGCCGAGGGCGCGGCCATGATCCGCTCCAAGGGCGAGGCCGGAACCGGTAACGTCGTCGAGGCCGTCCGCCACCTGCGCCAGATCAAGAACGAGATCGCCAGGCTGCGCGGCTACGACAACAACGAGCTGTACGCCGCCGCCAAGGAGCTGCGCGCCCCGTACGAGCTGGTCAAGGAGGTCGCCGAGCTCGGCAAGCTGCCGGTCGTGCTGTTCTCCGCCGGTGGTGTCGCCACCCCGGCCGACGCCGCGCTGATGCGCCAGCTCGGCGCCGAGGGCGTCTTCGTCGGCTCCGGCATCTTCAAGTCCGGCGACCCGGCCAAGCGCGCCGCCGCCATCGTGAAGGCCACCACCTTCTACGACGACCCGAAGATCATCGCGGACGCCTCCCGCAACCTGGGCGAGGCCATGGTCGGCATCAACTGCGACACCCTGCCCGAGGCCGAGCGCTACGCGAACCGGGGCTGGTAA
- the pdxT gene encoding pyridoxal 5'-phosphate synthase glutaminase subunit PdxT translates to MSSTPVIGVLALQGDVREHLIALAAADAVARPVRRPEELAEVDGLVIPGGESTTISKLANLFGMMEPLRERVAAGLPVYGTCAGLIMLADKILDPRSGQETLGGIDMIVRRNAFGRQNESFEARVDVTGVEGGPVEGVFIRAPWVESVGASAEVLAEYDGHIVAVRQGNALATSFHPELTGDHRVHALFVEMVRAVAA, encoded by the coding sequence ATGAGCAGCACCCCCGTCATCGGCGTCCTGGCCCTCCAGGGCGACGTACGGGAGCACCTGATCGCCCTGGCCGCGGCGGACGCCGTGGCCAGGCCGGTCCGGCGCCCCGAGGAGCTCGCCGAGGTGGACGGCCTGGTCATCCCGGGCGGCGAGTCCACCACGATCTCCAAGCTGGCGAACCTGTTCGGCATGATGGAGCCGCTGCGCGAGCGCGTCGCCGCCGGGCTGCCGGTCTACGGCACCTGCGCCGGCCTGATCATGCTCGCCGACAAGATCCTCGACCCGCGGTCGGGCCAGGAGACCCTGGGCGGCATCGACATGATCGTCCGCCGCAACGCCTTCGGGCGGCAGAACGAGTCCTTCGAGGCCCGCGTCGATGTCACCGGCGTCGAGGGCGGCCCCGTGGAGGGCGTCTTCATCCGCGCCCCGTGGGTCGAGTCGGTCGGCGCGTCCGCCGAGGTCCTCGCCGAGTACGACGGCCACATCGTCGCCGTACGGCAGGGCAACGCGCTCGCCACGTCCTTCCACCCGGAACTGACCGGTGACCACCGGGTGCACGCCCTCTTCGTCGAGATGGTGCGCGCCGTGGCCGCATGA